In Candidatus Stygibacter australis, the genomic window GTAGTTCGAGCAATAATCAAACATCAACCGGAATTCTTTTATGAAGAAAATGGAACTTTGCGCCCCTTAACATATTCAGTGATAGCCAATGAACTGGGTGTGAATGAATCAACTATTTCAAGAGTTGTACGCAGTAAATATGCAGAAACACCTTTTGGGATGATGTGCCTGAAAGATTTTTTTACTAGCAAAGCAGGCAAGGACGAAAATTATAATTCGGTTTCACGTCAAAGTGTGGAAGTGCGAATTAAGGAATATATTGATAATGAGGATCCTAAAAATCCCATCAGTGATCTTGATCTGGCTGAAAAGCTCCATGATGAAGGTTTGACGGTATCACGGAGAGTAGTTGCAAAATATCGTAAACGTATGGGAATACTAAATAGTCATTTAAGGAGAAAAGAGTGAAGAAATTTGAGGTAGCTGTAATTGGTGGTGGTCCTGGGGGATATACTGCCGGGATAAGATTGCAGCAATATGGGATAAGTGCTGTAGTATTTGAAAAATCAAGGCTTGGTGGAGTGTGTTTGAATTGGGGTTGCATTCCCACGAAAGCACTGGTTAAAATAGCTGATCTATATCAGGAAATTAAAGACCATGAGCAGTCAGGCATATTTTTATCAGAGACAAAAGTAGATTATCAGGCAGCTATGAACCGTAAAGATGAAGTGGTTGAGAAGCTTGTCTCCGGGATTGAATATCTATATAAACGAAGAGAGATACCATTATTAGAAGAAGAAGTAATCGAAATAAAGAGCGGATCTGACGGGTTTATTATAAAAACCAGAGAATCTGAATATAGAAGTGATTATATAATCCTGGCAACGGGTTCAAAGCCCAAAGAGATAGGTAATCTCAAATTTGATGGAGAGCAGGTATTATCTTCGCGGGATATATTAAGTCTACCCAAGCTGCCAGAGAGTCTGGCAGTGATAGGCGGGGGAGTGATAGGTTGTGAATTTGCCAGCATTTATCAGCAGTTAGGAGTAAAAGTAAGTATTATAGAATTTCTTCCTGACCTGGTGTCTATGGAAGATAAAGAGATCAGTAAACGACTTCAAATGTTGATGAAAAAACGTAAAATAAAAATATACACAAAAACCAAAGTAACCAAGATTGAAAGACAGAAGGAAAGTGTGGTTCTGCATTTATCAAATGGCAAAGAGCTTGAAGCTGAAAAAGTGTTGATGAGTATTGGCAGGGAACCAATCTGCGAAATAAAATTCAATGGTTTTGGGCTGAAAAAAGACCGAGGATTTGTAACTGTTGACCCTGAAATGCGTACTAATAATGACCGGATATTTGCCATAGGTGATCTGACTGGGAAATTGATGCTGGCACATACAGCCAGCAAACAAGCTATGCTGGTTGCAGAAGTGCTAAGGCGGGAATTGCGTGGAGAGGGTGATGAACCTTTTTCATTGAATTATACTGATATTCCACGCTGTACATTTACCAGTCCCAGTATTGGCTCCGTGGGACTTACAGAAGAGCAGGCAAAAGAGAAATACGATGAGATTGAAACAGGCAAATTTATGTTTTCTGCTAATGGGAAAGCTCTTGCCTCTGGTCATTCAGAAGGTTTTGTGAAAGTTATTATAGAAAAGAAAACCGGATTGTTAAGGGGAATGCATATTATAGGGCCAGAAGCAGTGGAATTGATTGCTGAGGGCAGTATTATGATCAATCTGGGAACTGATATTAGAAAATTGAGAAGTCTGGTTTTTGCTCATCCCACTTTATCAGAAGCGGTTGGTGAAGCTCTGGAGGATAGTGAGGGTTTGGCTATCCATAAAATGTAAGCTATTTCAATAAAAATATGCTCATAGAAGAAAAGTAGTTATATTAATATTGAAGGAGGTTGTTGGAAAATAGTTGATAAATTAAGCAGCAAAAAAAATGACAGAAGGAGTAAATTATGCAAATTACAATTACTGCTCGTCACTTTGATCTGACAAATGCGATTCGGGAACACATCGAATCTAACGCAGAGAGATTAGATCGTTATTTTGACCACATTATGAATGTACATTTCATTTTGGTACTTGAGAATGGCTTAAGCAAAGTGGAAATGATACTTCATGTACCGCGTCATGATTTTCGATCTGAATCTGCCGACAAGGATATGTATCTGGCGGTGGATATGGCGATCGATAAGATGGAATCACAGATCAAAAAATTGAAGGACAAGTGGACAGATCATCAAAAGAAGAGCTTGAAAGCAGATACCCAATTTGTTTACACGGATCTAATCGAGAAAGCGGGAGACCGACGGAGAGTAAAGGTCAAGCGCATACCTCCCGATACCATGTCTTTAAATGAGGCGATAGATAAAATAGAAGTGGAAGAGGAATTCTTTCTCATTTTCAGGGATGTGGCAACTGACAGATTATCAGTACTGGTCCGCAAGGATGACTTGCATTATAAACTGTTTGCCACTGCGCGATAAATGAACAAGATTGGGGGTTCTATAGTGGAACCCCCATTATATTGGAAAAAATATGAAACAAAGAATTGAATATCCCTTAAAAAAGTTCTATAATGACAAGAAACAGGATTTTAAACTAAGTCTTCTAACTCATGAGAAGACTTTAAGCAAATCTATTAAAACACCATTCCTTAATCGCCCTGGCTTAGCACTTACTGGCTACTATGACAGGTTTTCAGCGGATCGTGTACAGATATTGGGAGAAACGGAGATCAGTTATTTGCAGAGTCTTGAGGAAAATGAGCTATTTGCCAGACTCCGAGAGATGCTGGTTTATGATATACCTTGTATAGTAGTTACAAAGGGCTTATCTGCTCCAAGAGCATTAACGTTTTTGGCAGATGAATATCAGATACCGGTATTTATTACCCATTTAAGTACAAATCGCTTCTATAATGATATGCTGAAGCATTTAGATAAGACATTTGCTGAGCAGATATCGATTCATGGAGTCCTGGTGGAAGTATTTGGTGTGGGAATGCTGATTTCAGGTGCAAGTGGAATAGGTAAAAGCGAATGTGCTCTTGATCTGGTTGACCGTGGCCATCGCATGGTTTGTGATGATCTGGTTACTTTGCGGTCTCTTGATGGCAGGTTAGTCGGTATGCCACGCTTTGAGAATCTATATACCATGGAAATCAGAGGAATAGGACTGGTAGATATTGAGAAGATGTATGGTATCCATGGAGTTCGCAAGACCAAGGAAGTTGATATTCAGGTAGAATTGATGAAATGGGATGATATGGAAAGCTATCAGAGACTTGGTCTGCAGGACGAAATGACAGAGATTATGGGGATAAAATTACCAATTATCTACCTACCAGTAACATCAGGTAAAAATTTATCAGTGATCATGGAAGTGATTGCCATGAACCACAGTTTGAGATCATTTGGATATAATGCAGCAGAAGAATATACACGCAAATTAAATAAATCAATTATGCAAGCCTCGCAGGCTAACAAAGAATTGGAGAATAATATTGGTAGTAAAAAGGATTAAAGTAACAAATGAATATGGGCTGCATGCTCGTCCATCAACTCTTCTGGTAAAAAAGGCAACTCAATACAGATCAGTACTTAAGATACGTAAAGATGAAATTGAAGTAAACGGCAAGAGCTTACTTGGAGTTTTGACCCTGGCTGCTGCCTATGGTACAGAATTAGAATTAATTGCTGATGGTATTGATGAAAACGAACTGATAGAAGAGATTGAGAAGCTT contains:
- a CDS encoding HPr family phosphocarrier protein, producing MVVKRIKVTNEYGLHARPSTLLVKKATQYRSVLKIRKDEIEVNGKSLLGVLTLAAAYGTELELIADGIDENELIEEIEKLFATGFEEVSK
- the raiA gene encoding ribosome-associated translation inhibitor RaiA, producing the protein MQITITARHFDLTNAIREHIESNAERLDRYFDHIMNVHFILVLENGLSKVEMILHVPRHDFRSESADKDMYLAVDMAIDKMESQIKKLKDKWTDHQKKSLKADTQFVYTDLIEKAGDRRRVKVKRIPPDTMSLNEAIDKIEVEEEFFLIFRDVATDRLSVLVRKDDLHYKLFATAR
- the lpdA gene encoding dihydrolipoyl dehydrogenase, with the protein product MKKFEVAVIGGGPGGYTAGIRLQQYGISAVVFEKSRLGGVCLNWGCIPTKALVKIADLYQEIKDHEQSGIFLSETKVDYQAAMNRKDEVVEKLVSGIEYLYKRREIPLLEEEVIEIKSGSDGFIIKTRESEYRSDYIILATGSKPKEIGNLKFDGEQVLSSRDILSLPKLPESLAVIGGGVIGCEFASIYQQLGVKVSIIEFLPDLVSMEDKEISKRLQMLMKKRKIKIYTKTKVTKIERQKESVVLHLSNGKELEAEKVLMSIGREPICEIKFNGFGLKKDRGFVTVDPEMRTNNDRIFAIGDLTGKLMLAHTASKQAMLVAEVLRRELRGEGDEPFSLNYTDIPRCTFTSPSIGSVGLTEEQAKEKYDEIETGKFMFSANGKALASGHSEGFVKVIIEKKTGLLRGMHIIGPEAVELIAEGSIMINLGTDIRKLRSLVFAHPTLSEAVGEALEDSEGLAIHKM
- the hprK gene encoding HPr(Ser) kinase/phosphatase — encoded protein: MKQRIEYPLKKFYNDKKQDFKLSLLTHEKTLSKSIKTPFLNRPGLALTGYYDRFSADRVQILGETEISYLQSLEENELFARLREMLVYDIPCIVVTKGLSAPRALTFLADEYQIPVFITHLSTNRFYNDMLKHLDKTFAEQISIHGVLVEVFGVGMLISGASGIGKSECALDLVDRGHRMVCDDLVTLRSLDGRLVGMPRFENLYTMEIRGIGLVDIEKMYGIHGVRKTKEVDIQVELMKWDDMESYQRLGLQDEMTEIMGIKLPIIYLPVTSGKNLSVIMEVIAMNHSLRSFGYNAAEEYTRKLNKSIMQASQANKELENNIGSKKD